A genomic window from Flavobacterium hankyongi includes:
- a CDS encoding efflux RND transporter permease subunit, which yields MKKLLSIGFWELIARLILRNRIAILIGVLLITVLFALQWNKIKFTHTEANLIPADDKVNVDYNNFLDKFGEEGNLIIIATKDKKLFTPQAFKAWEEMMTKIQSDKEVDLVISIDNLKKLSKNDSIESFELKNLVDNSKINNPKYLLSLREDLLNNLPFYEGLLFNKKSGAIRSAIYLDKKIVNTKIRRDYVLFKLIPEIEKFENKTGIDLRASGMPYIRTLNAKTIIDEIGLFIGAALLITGLIFFFFFRSFRATLISLIIVIIGVMWSFGLLGLLGYEITVLTALVPTLVIVIGIPNCIFLINKYHQEYAKHSNKAKALQRVITKTGTATLMTNITTALGFATFIATNNTLLVEFGVITSINILAIYLLCLLILPIFFSYTPAPIPRHLGHLEREYLTAFFRWIVNTVKYNRVSVYGVALSLLIIGMIGIHRIKISGSIIEDMPKKTAFFDDIRFFEKEFDGVMPLEIMIDTKRKKGVMKLSTLKRMEELQETIGEIPELSKPLSVVNLVKYSKQAYYNGNPEYYELPTSQEQSFILSYAKNATKNSKENLMKSYVDSTGQYARITAFIKDENGEKMDAIEAQIRAKADKLFPPSKYEVIITGKPSVFQKGTKYLLDNLLSSLLMAFGLTAGLVAIMFRSIKMVLVSIIPNLLPLLMTAGLMGFLDIPLKPSTILVFGIAFGMSVDDTLRFLAQYRMELSRNDWKIKKSVFATFDDAGISMFYTSIVLFFGFSVFMLSSFGGTVALGGLVALTLSFGMLSNLVLLPSLVLSLNRTLANEQEFIKPTIDILEPTDEEVDAVEKKD from the coding sequence ATGAAAAAACTTTTAAGTATTGGTTTTTGGGAATTAATTGCCCGTTTAATTTTAAGAAACAGAATTGCAATTTTAATTGGCGTACTTTTAATCACCGTTTTATTTGCGTTACAGTGGAATAAAATTAAATTCACTCATACCGAAGCCAATTTAATTCCTGCTGATGACAAGGTAAATGTAGATTACAACAATTTCCTAGACAAATTTGGCGAAGAAGGAAATTTAATCATCATTGCCACAAAAGATAAAAAGTTATTTACTCCTCAGGCCTTTAAAGCTTGGGAAGAAATGATGACTAAAATTCAATCTGACAAAGAGGTTGATTTAGTTATTTCTATAGACAACTTAAAAAAGCTATCTAAAAACGATTCTATTGAATCATTCGAATTAAAAAATCTGGTAGATAATTCAAAAATAAATAACCCAAAATATCTTTTATCTCTTAGAGAAGATTTACTTAATAATTTACCATTCTATGAAGGTTTACTATTTAATAAAAAATCTGGAGCAATCAGATCTGCCATTTATCTAGACAAAAAAATTGTCAATACAAAAATCCGCAGAGACTATGTGTTATTCAAGTTAATACCAGAAATCGAAAAATTTGAAAACAAAACTGGAATAGATTTAAGAGCTTCTGGAATGCCATACATCAGAACTTTAAATGCAAAAACCATAATTGATGAAATTGGTTTATTTATTGGCGCTGCTTTATTGATAACTGGTCTGATTTTCTTCTTTTTCTTTAGATCATTTAGAGCTACTTTGATTTCATTAATTATTGTAATTATTGGGGTAATGTGGTCTTTTGGATTACTTGGTTTGTTAGGTTATGAAATAACTGTCCTTACAGCATTGGTACCAACACTTGTAATTGTAATAGGAATACCAAATTGTATATTCTTAATTAATAAATACCATCAAGAATACGCAAAGCATTCAAACAAAGCTAAAGCGTTACAACGTGTTATTACAAAAACAGGGACTGCGACTTTAATGACCAACATAACAACAGCTTTAGGATTTGCTACTTTTATAGCTACTAACAACACACTACTTGTTGAGTTTGGTGTTATTACATCCATCAATATTTTAGCGATTTATTTGCTTTGTTTGCTTATACTCCCAATCTTTTTTAGTTACACACCTGCTCCAATTCCAAGACATTTAGGACATTTAGAAAGAGAATACCTAACAGCATTTTTCAGATGGATAGTAAACACTGTAAAATACAATCGTGTTAGTGTTTATGGTGTTGCACTTTCGTTGTTAATAATTGGAATGATTGGAATCCACCGAATTAAAATTTCAGGAAGTATTATTGAAGACATGCCTAAAAAGACTGCGTTTTTTGATGATATCCGCTTTTTTGAAAAAGAATTCGATGGGGTAATGCCACTGGAAATAATGATTGACACCAAACGCAAAAAAGGTGTTATGAAGTTATCTACTCTAAAAAGAATGGAAGAACTTCAGGAAACAATTGGCGAAATTCCGGAACTTTCTAAACCGTTATCTGTAGTTAATTTAGTTAAATATTCGAAGCAAGCATATTATAACGGCAATCCAGAATATTACGAACTACCAACATCTCAAGAACAATCTTTCATACTTTCTTATGCTAAGAATGCTACTAAGAATTCGAAAGAAAATTTAATGAAGAGTTATGTAGATTCTACAGGTCAATATGCGCGAATTACAGCTTTTATTAAAGATGAAAATGGTGAAAAAATGGATGCCATCGAAGCCCAAATTAGAGCTAAAGCAGATAAACTTTTCCCACCTTCTAAATACGAAGTAATTATTACAGGAAAACCATCAGTATTTCAAAAAGGAACAAAATATTTGCTAGACAATTTACTCTCTTCATTGCTAATGGCATTTGGTTTAACAGCTGGTTTAGTAGCAATAATGTTCCGTTCAATTAAAATGGTATTGGTTTCTATTATACCTAATTTATTACCTCTATTAATGACTGCGGGTTTAATGGGATTCTTAGACATTCCTTTAAAACCATCAACAATATTAGTTTTCGGAATTGCTTTCGGAATGTCGGTCGACGATACTCTTCGTTTTCTAGCACAATACAGAATGGAATTATCTCGAAATGACTGGAAAATTAAAAAATCTGTCTTCGCAACGTTTGATGATGCTGGAATAAGCATGTTCTATACTTCAATTGTATTATTCTTTGGTTTTTCGGTGTTTATGTTATCAAGTTTTGGAGGAACAGTTGCCCTTGGAGGATTAGTTGCCCTGACACTAAGTTTCGGAATGCTTTCAAATTTAGTATTACTACCATCATTAGTTCTTTCTTTAAATAGAACACTAGCTAATGAACAAGAGTTTATCAAGCCAACAATCGATATTTTAGAACCTACTGATGAAGAAGTAGATGCTGTAGAGAAAAAAGATTAA
- a CDS encoding cation:proton antiporter — protein sequence MKKLKNAIFYFTITGGFISLMYWVVGQGKSLEIGRNVISPISKHTQWDQFLEGLFHNLQHPLAILLAQIITIIVVARFFGWIFKKIGQPSVIGEIIAGIFLGPSLLGMYFPEFSLVLFPKESLGNLQFLSQIGLILFMFVIGMELDLKVLKNKANEAVVISHASIVFPFALGISLAYFIYNKFAPEGVEFLSFSLFMGIAMSITAFPVLARIVQERGMHKTRLGSIVITCAAADDITAWCLLAAVIAIVKAGSFVSSLYVIGLALLYVLTMLFLVKPFLKRVGDLYSNNGNLSKPVVAIFFLTLIISSYATEVIGIHALFGAFMMGAIMPDISKFRNIFIEKVEDVSVLLLLPLFFVFTGLRTQIGLINDPYLLKVTGFIILVAVVGKFVGSAIAAKFVGQNWKESLTIGALMNTRGLMELVVLNIGFDLGVLTSEVFTMMVIMALVTTFMTGPALDLINHMFKSKEEVSVLEEAKTVNKFKILISFGNLEKGKSLLRLANNLTKKQKDTSSITAMHLTVSDEMHGFNIEEYEKETFTPILEQSKDMGQEISTIFKATVDIENDIADIASQGDYDLLLVGLGKSIFEGTLLGKVLGFTTRIINPDRLLDKITGKEGLFENSIFDERTRQIIAKNKLPIGILIDNEFQNTDKIFVPIFSVEDVFLSDYIHRFVFNNNSDVSIVDIKEQIESNFLLKSTIHSLEQNFPQNISLIGEKSLESNFLTKQDLMIISLESWKKLVDSQREWLSFVPSVLIIKT from the coding sequence ATGAAAAAACTAAAAAACGCCATTTTTTATTTTACGATTACAGGAGGTTTTATTTCATTAATGTATTGGGTTGTTGGTCAAGGTAAAAGTCTAGAAATTGGTCGTAATGTTATTAGTCCAATTTCAAAACACACACAATGGGATCAATTTTTAGAAGGTTTATTTCATAATTTACAGCATCCATTAGCTATTTTATTGGCACAAATCATTACCATTATTGTTGTGGCTCGCTTTTTTGGTTGGATATTTAAGAAAATTGGTCAACCATCAGTAATTGGTGAAATAATCGCAGGTATTTTTCTTGGACCCTCTCTTTTGGGTATGTACTTCCCAGAGTTTTCACTTGTTTTATTTCCAAAAGAATCACTAGGTAATCTTCAGTTTTTAAGTCAAATAGGTCTTATTCTTTTCATGTTTGTCATTGGAATGGAATTAGATTTAAAAGTACTTAAAAACAAAGCCAATGAGGCTGTAGTTATTAGTCATGCAAGTATAGTGTTTCCTTTTGCATTAGGTATAAGTCTTGCCTATTTTATATACAATAAATTTGCTCCAGAAGGAGTTGAATTTTTATCTTTTAGCTTATTCATGGGAATTGCCATGAGTATAACTGCTTTTCCTGTCTTAGCCCGAATAGTTCAGGAAAGAGGAATGCATAAAACACGCTTAGGGTCAATAGTAATTACATGTGCTGCGGCCGATGATATTACAGCTTGGTGCTTGCTTGCAGCTGTAATCGCTATTGTAAAGGCGGGCTCTTTTGTGAGTTCTTTATATGTTATTGGTCTGGCATTACTTTATGTTTTAACAATGTTGTTTTTAGTAAAACCATTTTTAAAACGTGTAGGAGATTTGTATTCAAATAACGGAAACCTCAGTAAACCAGTTGTTGCCATCTTTTTTCTAACATTAATAATTTCGTCTTATGCTACTGAAGTAATAGGTATCCATGCTTTATTTGGCGCTTTTATGATGGGTGCAATTATGCCTGATATTTCTAAATTCAGAAATATATTTATAGAAAAAGTAGAAGATGTTTCGGTTTTACTTTTACTTCCTCTGTTTTTTGTATTTACAGGATTAAGAACTCAAATAGGACTTATTAATGATCCTTATTTATTGAAAGTCACAGGATTTATAATTTTGGTAGCTGTTGTTGGAAAATTTGTTGGAAGCGCAATTGCTGCAAAATTCGTTGGACAAAACTGGAAAGAGAGTTTAACGATTGGGGCATTAATGAATACTAGAGGATTAATGGAGCTTGTGGTTTTAAATATAGGTTTTGATTTAGGTGTTCTTACTTCAGAAGTTTTTACTATGATGGTAATCATGGCTCTGGTTACAACGTTTATGACAGGACCTGCTCTAGATTTAATAAATCATATGTTTAAGTCGAAAGAAGAAGTTTCAGTTCTTGAAGAAGCCAAAACAGTAAATAAATTTAAAATACTTATCTCATTTGGTAATTTAGAGAAAGGGAAGTCGCTACTTAGATTAGCCAATAACCTTACAAAAAAGCAAAAAGATACTTCGTCTATTACCGCAATGCATTTAACGGTTAGTGACGAAATGCACGGTTTTAACATTGAAGAATACGAAAAGGAAACCTTTACACCCATATTAGAGCAATCTAAAGACATGGGGCAGGAGATAAGTACTATTTTTAAAGCTACTGTCGATATTGAAAATGACATTGCCGATATTGCTTCGCAGGGTGATTATGACTTATTGCTCGTTGGACTTGGGAAATCGATTTTTGAAGGAACCTTATTAGGAAAAGTTCTTGGCTTTACTACGAGAATTATTAATCCGGATAGATTGTTAGACAAGATTACTGGAAAAGAAGGGTTGTTTGAAAATTCGATTTTTGATGAAAGAACACGTCAGATAATTGCTAAAAATAAACTACCAATTGGGATTTTAATTGATAACGAATTTCAAAACACAGATAAGATTTTTGTGCCAATTTTTAGTGTTGAAGATGTTTTTTTATCTGATTATATTCATCGCTTTGTTTTTAATAATAATTCAGATGTAAGTATCGTTGATATAAAAGAACAAATTGAAAGTAACTTTTTATTAAAATCTACAATACATTCTTTGGAACAAAACTTTCCCCAAAACATTTCATTAATTGGTGAAAAATCTCTTGAAAGTAATTTTTTGACTAAGCAAGATTTGATGATAATAAGTTTAGAAAGTTGGAAAAAACTAGTCGATTCGCAAAGAGAATGGCTTTCTTTTGTTCCTTCTGTTTTAATTATTAAAACCTAA
- a CDS encoding DUF5686 family protein yields MQIFLWNTSIFVIPFYWFIFFWMVIKKIFFAVILLSFGLTIKTRAQINKYSAEEIIKKTIDLKKTNETRNFESTTYNKLIITANPEDIKGHVDTIFVIKKGKKILKEIDSSDQTFKKVISKQHLYQTEKISKIKTLNGQNKEIILATRMAGFKEPIYEYFALQLQPQSAYDEKIYLVEKEYFSPISKRGFTKYNYNLKDSLILENRKVYKVTFEPKTESKKNKLYGVLFLDAEKLSIVKLELKVSGILKVYSLHEFDFNRDLNNWIPKKNSLTIKKGNSKSPIKILGETITFEGTNPKFNPENKKYASDFIEIKSYTTYFEPRFNQITNLKQKEIAIEINEKAITKKDNLWYTYFNDSTDVRSNPTYVSLDSLVEKRRWENKIKIGRKVINGYYPIDFFDVDLRYLIRYNNYEGFRVGIGGVTNEKLSKNYKIEGYGAYGTKDGFFKIFLSNAYRFGKQTETWFGISYKDDLNEIANTNFEIDKRVFKIYDPRPFNISTFYNHETWKAFLETKIIPKTQSIFQVTHSFIEPKFDYSFENKGILYDDFYATLFTTSVQWNPFSKFMQTPSGRIEIEKRYPKFTFQFSQSLNGIWNNYFDFGKFEFRFDYQKKFNSNHKISFLAETGYAYGDVPITHLYNHSPNNLNKSKILQRITFAGRDSFETMFYNEFFSNKHVFFQLEHQFPKLEISKRINPVFSLVSRYGVGTLDNKEQHKNFYFKTLDKGFLESGFELNQIYRGIGFTATYRYGANHLPQFEDNIAIKLSIQINLGFNN; encoded by the coding sequence ATGCAGATTTTTTTATGGAATACATCTATATTTGTCATACCATTTTATTGGTTTATATTTTTTTGGATGGTTATAAAGAAGATTTTTTTTGCAGTAATTCTACTTTCTTTTGGTTTGACAATCAAAACAAGAGCTCAAATAAATAAATATTCTGCTGAAGAAATAATCAAAAAAACGATTGATCTTAAAAAGACAAACGAAACAAGGAATTTTGAATCAACTACCTACAACAAATTAATAATCACTGCAAATCCTGAAGACATAAAAGGTCATGTCGACACCATTTTTGTTATAAAAAAAGGCAAAAAAATCCTCAAAGAAATTGATTCTTCAGACCAAACTTTCAAAAAAGTAATTTCAAAACAGCATTTATATCAAACAGAGAAAATTTCAAAAATCAAAACCCTTAACGGTCAAAATAAAGAGATTATTCTCGCTACTAGAATGGCTGGTTTTAAAGAGCCCATATACGAATATTTTGCACTTCAATTACAACCTCAATCAGCTTATGACGAAAAAATATATTTAGTTGAAAAAGAATATTTTAGCCCAATTTCTAAAAGAGGATTTACAAAATATAATTACAATTTAAAAGACTCATTAATTCTAGAAAACAGAAAAGTTTACAAAGTCACATTTGAACCAAAAACAGAAAGCAAAAAAAACAAACTTTATGGGGTTTTATTTTTAGATGCCGAAAAACTTAGCATTGTAAAACTTGAACTTAAAGTATCAGGAATTCTCAAAGTATATTCATTACATGAATTTGATTTTAATAGAGATTTAAACAACTGGATTCCTAAAAAAAATAGCCTTACTATCAAAAAAGGCAATAGCAAATCACCAATAAAAATTTTGGGTGAAACCATAACCTTTGAAGGAACGAATCCTAAATTCAATCCAGAGAATAAAAAATATGCTTCCGATTTTATCGAAATCAAATCGTATACCACGTATTTTGAACCACGTTTTAATCAGATTACTAATCTCAAACAAAAAGAAATTGCAATCGAAATAAACGAAAAAGCAATTACAAAAAAAGACAACTTATGGTATACATATTTTAATGATTCGACCGATGTAAGAAGTAATCCTACATATGTTTCACTAGATAGTTTGGTTGAAAAAAGAAGGTGGGAAAATAAAATAAAAATTGGCCGTAAAGTAATTAACGGATACTATCCAATTGATTTTTTTGATGTGGATTTAAGATACCTTATTCGTTATAATAATTATGAAGGATTTAGAGTTGGAATTGGTGGTGTTACAAACGAAAAACTATCTAAAAATTACAAAATTGAAGGATATGGAGCCTATGGAACAAAAGATGGCTTCTTTAAAATATTCTTATCGAATGCTTACAGATTTGGTAAACAAACCGAAACTTGGTTTGGCATTTCCTACAAAGATGATTTGAATGAAATAGCTAACACAAATTTCGAAATCGACAAACGTGTTTTTAAAATTTATGATCCAAGACCGTTTAACATTAGTACATTTTATAACCACGAAACCTGGAAAGCATTTTTAGAAACCAAAATAATTCCTAAAACACAAAGTATTTTCCAAGTAACTCATAGCTTTATTGAACCTAAGTTTGATTATTCATTTGAAAACAAAGGCATCTTATATGATGATTTTTATGCAACACTATTTACTACTTCAGTACAATGGAATCCGTTTAGTAAATTCATGCAAACCCCAAGTGGAAGAATAGAAATAGAAAAAAGATACCCTAAGTTTACATTCCAATTCTCACAATCTCTAAATGGGATTTGGAACAATTACTTTGATTTTGGAAAATTTGAATTCAGGTTTGATTATCAGAAAAAATTCAATTCAAATCATAAGATTTCTTTTTTAGCTGAAACAGGTTATGCTTATGGAGATGTCCCAATAACGCATCTATACAATCATTCACCAAATAATCTTAATAAAAGTAAAATTCTTCAAAGAATAACTTTTGCAGGAAGAGATAGTTTTGAGACTATGTTTTATAATGAATTCTTTTCCAACAAGCATGTATTTTTCCAGTTAGAACATCAATTTCCGAAACTGGAAATTTCAAAAAGAATAAATCCTGTTTTTTCATTAGTTAGTCGCTATGGTGTAGGAACATTAGACAACAAAGAACAGCACAAGAATTTCTATTTTAAAACTCTTGATAAAGGATTTTTAGAATCTGGTTTTGAACTCAATCAAATTTACAGAGGCATAGGTTTCACAGCGACATATAGATATGGAGCTAACCATTTACCTCAATTTGAAGACAATATTGCAATAAAACTAAGTATTCAAATTAACTTAGGTTTTAATAATTAA
- a CDS encoding MDR family MFS transporter, whose translation MQRYLTSYIKNFKGFSREIWVLTLITYINRTGAMVMPFLTKYLHEEFFFSFNEIGWMMVCIGVGSLTGSWLGGKLTDKIGYFTIMLSSLFLTGFGIIALMFLYDFVELCVGLFLITAIADMYKPAMYVAVSNFTNNENRTRALTLIRLAVNLGIVSGPIIAGVLIQKDNYDLLFWIDGLTCIIAITVFMLLIDESKIYKARKTILRKQRIEAAIVEKSNMFDKNFILFLFASFITAFLFFQLFTTIPLYNTEKLKLNEVEIGLLLSLNGIIIFLFEMPLIGFLETKKYEDTKIILLGSVFMTLGFFCLLISKSITIMALSIFLITIGQILLFSFSNTFAFNRAIKGHEGKYMALYTMSFSIAQITSPKIGFSVIENFNYFSNWLLMAIVGLIGISLYYILDKNIKTENNIKIQ comes from the coding sequence ATGCAGCGTTATTTAACCTCCTATATTAAAAATTTCAAAGGATTTTCTCGTGAAATATGGGTGTTAACGCTTATAACTTACATAAACAGGACAGGCGCAATGGTGATGCCTTTCTTGACAAAATATTTACATGAAGAATTCTTCTTCTCGTTCAACGAGATAGGTTGGATGATGGTTTGTATTGGAGTAGGCTCCTTAACTGGCTCATGGCTTGGCGGAAAATTAACAGACAAAATTGGTTATTTCACCATAATGTTATCAAGTCTTTTCTTAACAGGCTTTGGTATAATAGCTTTGATGTTTTTATATGATTTTGTCGAGTTATGTGTTGGATTATTCTTGATAACCGCAATTGCTGACATGTACAAACCAGCAATGTATGTAGCAGTTTCTAACTTTACTAACAATGAAAACAGAACTAGAGCCTTAACACTTATTAGGCTTGCAGTAAATCTAGGGATTGTTTCAGGGCCAATTATTGCTGGTGTACTAATCCAAAAAGACAACTATGACTTGTTGTTTTGGATAGATGGCTTAACTTGCATAATTGCGATCACAGTTTTCATGTTATTAATTGACGAGAGTAAAATATATAAAGCCAGAAAAACTATATTAAGAAAACAAAGAATTGAAGCAGCTATTGTTGAAAAAAGCAATATGTTTGACAAAAATTTCATTCTCTTTTTATTCGCAAGCTTTATTACAGCATTTTTGTTTTTCCAATTATTTACTACAATACCGCTTTACAATACAGAAAAATTAAAGCTCAATGAAGTTGAAATAGGATTACTACTTTCTCTAAACGGAATAATAATTTTTCTTTTTGAGATGCCTCTAATTGGGTTTTTAGAAACCAAAAAGTATGAAGACACCAAAATAATCCTATTAGGTTCTGTCTTTATGACACTAGGTTTCTTTTGCTTATTAATTTCAAAATCAATAACCATAATGGCCTTAAGTATTTTTTTAATAACTATTGGTCAAATATTATTATTCTCTTTTTCTAACACCTTTGCATTCAACAGAGCAATTAAAGGACATGAAGGAAAATATATGGCATTATATACAATGAGTTTTAGTATCGCGCAAATCACAAGTCCTAAAATTGGTTTTTCAGTTATCGAAAATTTTAACTACTTTTCAAACTGGTTATTAATGGCAATTGTTGGCTTAATAGGAATTAGCTTATATTATATCTTAGACAAGAACATTAAAACAGAAAACAACATCAAAATACAGTAA
- a CDS encoding exopolyphosphatase codes for MKSLKLHFTLILLIFTQSLLFSQENENIFAGIEIGSKGIKMSVIDVYNIKKGGFNIKSYWTENVALAKGISIDGNLAQEDIDKATNVVANNYKKIKNEIGVIDANIFIVGSSGVAMAKNTKALIDKVKATTGKEMEFIDAQMEGKMLLKGCIPPVDYKDSMVLDIGGGNTKGGYVDVFNSENFVFFPLSLNYGTITLTEAVLKKTRNDEINEFNIKSFGFLPTLREQVAAMYGSKPTALEKEKVYMSGGAVWAFYTLYSGAAKETFNEFKLEDVINYDAILKNNFKKFEEQAKTDKEVEKVLKTYSQKYLISGSNILLVCLEAIPNINNKKLYFAKEGQIAWLVSYVADRSKKVKKIY; via the coding sequence AACATTTTTGCAGGAATTGAAATTGGAAGCAAAGGAATAAAAATGTCTGTTATTGATGTTTATAATATCAAAAAAGGTGGTTTTAACATCAAATCTTATTGGACAGAAAATGTTGCCTTAGCCAAAGGAATTTCAATTGATGGAAACTTAGCACAAGAAGATATTGACAAAGCAACAAACGTAGTTGCAAACAATTACAAAAAGATAAAAAATGAAATTGGAGTGATTGATGCTAATATTTTCATTGTAGGATCATCAGGTGTGGCTATGGCAAAAAACACCAAGGCACTTATTGACAAAGTGAAAGCAACAACAGGTAAAGAAATGGAATTTATAGATGCTCAAATGGAAGGCAAAATGCTTTTAAAAGGTTGCATTCCCCCTGTTGACTATAAAGACTCTATGGTTTTAGACATTGGAGGTGGTAATACAAAAGGTGGTTATGTTGATGTTTTTAATAGTGAAAACTTTGTGTTTTTTCCATTGAGTTTAAATTATGGAACAATTACACTAACGGAAGCAGTCCTTAAAAAAACCAGAAATGATGAAATAAACGAATTCAACATCAAATCTTTTGGTTTCTTACCAACTCTTCGCGAGCAAGTTGCAGCAATGTATGGCTCAAAACCTACTGCACTTGAGAAAGAAAAAGTTTACATGTCTGGTGGAGCTGTTTGGGCTTTTTACACTTTATATAGTGGAGCAGCTAAAGAAACATTCAACGAATTTAAACTTGAAGATGTAATCAACTATGATGCTATACTCAAAAACAATTTCAAAAAATTTGAAGAACAAGCAAAAACGGATAAAGAAGTTGAAAAAGTTCTAAAAACATATTCTCAAAAATACCTAATCTCAGGTAGCAATATTTTACTAGTCTGTTTGGAAGCAATCCCTAACATAAATAACAAGAAATTATATTTTGCTAAAGAAGGACAAATAGCTTGGTTAGTTTCTTATGTTGCTGACCGATCTAAAAAGGTGAAGAAAATCTACTAA